The DNA window ATCGCCCCCTCGACCCGCGCCGACCAGTAGGCGGCGTTGAGCCGCACGCAGTTGCGGAATTTGCCGGAGGCGGAGAAGAGGGTACCGGGGGCGATGGTGATCCCCTCCGCGAGGGCCTCGCCATAGAGACGCTGGGAGTCGACCCCTTCCGGCATCTCCACCCAGAGACAGAAGCCGCCGCGCGGCCGGCTCACCTTGGTGCCGGCAGGAAAATAGCGGCCGATCGCCTCGCCCATCTTGGCCATCTTCTGGGCGTAGGTCCGCCTGATTTTCCGCAGGTGACGCTCGTACCCGCCGTTGGCCAGGAATTCGGCAACCGCCATCTGGGTGGGACTGGCCGAGGCGACGGTCACCGCCATCTTCAGCGCCTCGATCTCCTGCTGATAGCGCCCCGGGGCGATCCAGCCGACCCGGTAGCCGGGGGCGACCGTTTTGGAAAATGAGGAGCAGAGCAGGACGTTGCCGCTCCGGCTGAAGGAGCGGGCGACCCCCGGCCGTTCGTCGGTGTGGGCCAGGTCGCCGTGAATATCGTCCTCGATCAGCGGCACGCCGTGCCTCTCCAGCAGCCGCACCATCTCCTGCTTGCGGGCGGAAGTCATGACGCAGCCGAGGGGGTTGTTGAAGTTTGTGACCACCAGGCAGGCCTTGACCTCGTTGTGTTCCAGAGCGTAGCCGAGCGCCTCGAGGCTCATCCCCTCGGTCGGCGAGGTGGGGATCTCCAGGGCTTTGAGCCCCAACGCCTCGATCAACTGCAGGAAGTTGAAAAAGGTCGGCGATTCGACGACCACGGTGTCGCCCGGCCGGCAGAGGGTCTTGAGAGCCAGGAAGACGGCCTCCATACAGCCGGTGGTGATGACGATCTCGTCCGGCTTCAAGACACAGCCGGCCAGCAGCATGTGTTTGGCGATCTGGGTGCGCAGCCGCTCGTTGCCGGGCGGGATGGCGTACTCGATGCTCTGCGCGGGCCGGCGCCGGATCTCGCTGTGCATCATCCGGCTGAGGCGCTCAATCGGCAGCGATTCGGGGTCGGGCAGACTGACGCCGAGCTGCAGCAGCTCGGGGCGCATGGCGTCGCGCAGGATCATGCGCGACAGGTCGCCGAGGCTGACCTCGGTGGGGCTGATCTCCCGCCTGGTGATGGGCGGCTCGACGGGGAGTTCCGGCAGGCGGGCGCAGACGAAGTACCCGGACTGGGGGCGGGCCTCGATGAGGCGCCGGTCCTCGAGAAAGGCGTAGGCCTGCTTGACGGTGTTGAGGCTCACCCCCTGTTGCTGGCTGAGGCCGCGGATGGAGGGGACCTTCTCGCCCGGCCGGAAGATCCCCTCTTCGACCAGGGAGGCGATGCGTGCCGCCACCTCCTCGTAGAGGGGAAGCTTGCCATGATCTTTTCCTACAATCATTTTCATGGCTTTCATCTTAACCGTCCGGTCGGCCGGAGGCCAGACACAGTTGACTGAAGATGCGATGGATACAGTTTCCTGAAACTTAAACTGTGATGGGTACAAAAGTAAAGGGCTGTATCTGTTTTTTTCTTTCCGTTCCCCTTATAAATGAAGAAACGTCAACATGGAAAGGGGCGGCCATGGAAATCTTTTTGCGACAGGGGGAGATATTCAATCTCGAGGGGGATGCCCGCGCGCTGACGATCCGCTGCCTGGGCGGCAGCCTGTGGATCACCCAGCCCGGCGACAGCCGCGATCATCTGCTCGACCCCGGGCAGACGATGACCGTCGGCTGCCGGGGGAGGATCGTGGTCGTGGCCACCTCCGAGGCGCGGGTGCAGTTCCAGAAGGTGCAGGCCAGCCGCGCCGGCAGACGCGGCTTCCGCCCCTGGTACGCCGTGCCGGA is part of the Desulfuromonadales bacterium genome and encodes:
- a CDS encoding PLP-dependent aminotransferase family protein, producing MKMIVGKDHGKLPLYEEVAARIASLVEEGIFRPGEKVPSIRGLSQQQGVSLNTVKQAYAFLEDRRLIEARPQSGYFVCARLPELPVEPPITRREISPTEVSLGDLSRMILRDAMRPELLQLGVSLPDPESLPIERLSRMMHSEIRRRPAQSIEYAIPPGNERLRTQIAKHMLLAGCVLKPDEIVITTGCMEAVFLALKTLCRPGDTVVVESPTFFNFLQLIEALGLKALEIPTSPTEGMSLEALGYALEHNEVKACLVVTNFNNPLGCVMTSARKQEMVRLLERHGVPLIEDDIHGDLAHTDERPGVARSFSRSGNVLLCSSFSKTVAPGYRVGWIAPGRYQQEIEALKMAVTVASASPTQMAVAEFLANGGYERHLRKIRRTYAQKMAKMGEAIGRYFPAGTKVSRPRGGFCLWVEMPEGVDSQRLYGEALAEGITIAPGTLFSASGKFRNCVRLNAAYWSARVEGA
- a CDS encoding DUF2917 domain-containing protein, with protein sequence MEIFLRQGEIFNLEGDARALTIRCLGGSLWITQPGDSRDHLLDPGQTMTVGCRGRIVVVATSEARVQFQKVQASRAGRRGFRPWYAVPEG